From a single Paraburkholderia edwinii genomic region:
- a CDS encoding aldo/keto reductase, with protein MRALGRPDYIYQQVELSLRNLKVEALDLWQLHDVDANVPIEETLGAAARLQEQGKIKDIGLSNVTLEQIERARKVVEIVSVQHMFNIAHRQQQPIVEYCETHNLAFLPYFPLGGAWLPMPDEALARAAARHNVTSVQLCIAWLLQYSPAILPIPGTSSIKHLEENMQAAELVLTPEEWTAVERDIAA; from the coding sequence GTGCGTGCGCTCGGACGCCCCGACTACATCTACCAGCAGGTTGAACTTAGTCTGCGCAACCTTAAGGTTGAGGCGTTAGACCTTTGGCAGCTTCACGACGTCGATGCAAACGTACCGATCGAAGAAACACTCGGTGCAGCGGCGCGGCTGCAAGAACAAGGCAAGATCAAGGATATCGGGCTGAGCAATGTGACGTTGGAGCAGATCGAGCGCGCACGCAAGGTGGTCGAAATCGTCAGCGTGCAGCACATGTTCAACATCGCACATCGTCAACAGCAGCCGATCGTGGAATATTGCGAGACGCATAACCTTGCCTTCCTGCCTTACTTCCCGCTCGGTGGGGCCTGGCTGCCGATGCCGGACGAGGCGCTTGCACGGGCCGCGGCACGTCACAACGTAACGAGTGTGCAGCTCTGCATCGCCTGGCTTTTGCAATATAGTCCAGCGATCCTGCCTATTCCGGGTACGTCGTCGATCAAACACCTCGAAGAAAATATGCAGGCAGCAGAGCTGGTATTGACGCCCGAAGAATGGACTGCCGTTGAGCGGGATATCGCCGCGTAG
- a CDS encoding TPM domain-containing protein, translating to MDLMRIFRHLLMTRWRVRKAFSVRVLSTIDSAIRESHRSHAGQVRFVVEGALDSSDLFDGLTARERAIDVFSQLRVWDTEDNNGILIYLLLADRDVEIVADRGINARVSGDEWEAVCRMMEAEFRRGKYQPGAIRGIEQVSALLKTHFPTRTPPREDLPSFPVVM from the coding sequence ATGGACCTGATGCGCATCTTCCGACATCTTCTGATGACACGCTGGCGGGTGAGAAAAGCGTTCTCGGTGCGCGTGTTATCGACTATTGATAGCGCGATTCGGGAAAGCCATCGTAGCCACGCCGGTCAAGTCAGATTCGTCGTGGAAGGTGCACTGGACAGTTCGGATCTGTTCGACGGACTAACTGCTCGCGAGCGGGCCATCGACGTGTTTTCCCAGCTCAGGGTCTGGGACACCGAGGACAACAACGGAATTCTGATCTATCTGCTACTCGCTGACCGGGACGTGGAAATCGTCGCGGACCGCGGTATCAACGCACGGGTATCGGGCGATGAATGGGAAGCGGTCTGCCGGATGATGGAAGCCGAGTTTCGGCGAGGAAAGTATCAGCCTGGAGCCATACGAGGCATCGAGCAGGTCTCGGCGTTGCTGAAAACGCATTTTCCGACGCGCACGCCGCCACGAGAGGATTTACCGAGTTTTCCGGTGGTGATGTAA
- a CDS encoding alpha/beta fold hydrolase, translating to MVQTGLLMAATSFAAAGPAAAQSNTLQSIGLTVGNFQFDALSAGPGSGELVICLPGFPEFKESWIPIILQLGAAGYHAVAVDQRGYSPNARPTDVSDYSPANLVSDVLGFAQALGASRFHLVGHDRGGSVAWVLARNYPSALKSLSILSTPHQDAFTYALATDASQQAMSSYIQIFTQPAPAGENFLLANGAANMIASFNGVVPNYMTYVQKMQEPGVLTAALNYYRADNLNVTLGSISVPTTYIWGSADAYLGKVAAAATAPFCTGPYTFVQLAGRTHWLMDEDPSAIATLLLQQFRSTVT from the coding sequence ATGGTCCAAACCGGACTTCTGATGGCAGCAACGTCGTTCGCGGCGGCCGGACCGGCCGCCGCACAGAGCAATACATTGCAGTCGATCGGCCTAACGGTAGGCAATTTTCAGTTCGACGCGTTGTCGGCAGGCCCAGGTAGCGGTGAGCTCGTGATATGTCTACCGGGTTTTCCGGAATTCAAGGAGTCCTGGATTCCGATTATTCTTCAACTCGGTGCGGCCGGCTATCATGCGGTCGCCGTCGATCAGCGTGGTTATTCGCCCAACGCGCGGCCGACCGATGTCAGCGACTATTCGCCGGCAAATCTCGTTTCCGATGTCCTCGGCTTTGCGCAGGCGCTCGGCGCATCCCGCTTCCATCTGGTTGGGCACGATCGCGGAGGGTCCGTGGCCTGGGTACTCGCCAGGAACTACCCCAGCGCCCTGAAATCGCTATCGATCCTGTCGACGCCTCACCAGGATGCCTTCACGTACGCGTTAGCGACGGATGCATCACAGCAGGCAATGTCGTCGTACATTCAGATATTCACGCAGCCGGCGCCGGCCGGCGAAAACTTCCTGCTCGCCAACGGCGCAGCGAATATGATCGCTTCGTTTAACGGCGTAGTGCCCAACTACATGACATATGTGCAGAAGATGCAGGAACCCGGTGTGCTGACGGCTGCCTTGAACTACTATCGTGCCGACAACCTCAATGTGACGCTTGGCAGCATTTCCGTGCCGACCACCTATATCTGGGGTTCCGCGGACGCCTACCTCGGCAAGGTCGCCGCCGCCGCCACCGCGCCTTTCTGTACCGGGCCGTACACGTTCGTACAACTGGCGGGGCGTACGCATTGGCTGATGGATGAAGATCCATCCGCGATCGCGACATTGCTGCTGCAACAGTTCCGATCGACAGTGACCTGA
- a CDS encoding IS110 family transposase has translation MSVALLSIDLAKNTFQLYGVDQSGHPVLSRRVTRNKLLEAVVCLPPCRIVMEACGGAHHWARRFSAMGHQVHIIAPRFVKPFVKSQKNDRNDAEAIVEAASRPTMRYVAINSVEQQDIQSMHRIRSLLMRDRIAQINQIRGLLAEYGVVIAQTPLKVRIQLPTIIDDERNELTALTRTMMRDMYERLALLDRQIARYDELIQQVHKASPTSQRLEKIRGVGPMIATGVIAAAGSASEFTNGRQFAAWLGLTPRQHSSGGKDRLFGITKRGNGYLRMLLVHGARSVVQQAVRHTDKLSRWILEVQARRGTNVAVVALANKIARTIWVVLARGQEYAPPV, from the coding sequence ATGAGCGTCGCGTTGCTGAGCATCGATCTGGCCAAGAACACCTTCCAGCTGTACGGCGTTGACCAGAGCGGCCACCCCGTATTGAGCCGGCGTGTCACCCGCAACAAGCTCCTGGAAGCCGTCGTTTGTTTGCCGCCCTGTCGCATTGTGATGGAAGCGTGTGGTGGAGCGCATCACTGGGCTCGGCGGTTCTCCGCAATGGGGCATCAGGTTCACATCATCGCCCCGCGATTCGTCAAGCCGTTCGTCAAATCCCAGAAGAACGACCGCAACGACGCGGAGGCGATTGTTGAAGCCGCATCTCGTCCGACCATGCGTTACGTCGCTATCAACAGCGTTGAGCAGCAAGACATCCAGTCGATGCACCGCATCCGTAGTTTGCTCATGAGAGACCGCATCGCACAGATCAATCAGATTCGAGGCTTGCTGGCTGAATACGGCGTAGTTATTGCGCAAACGCCTCTAAAAGTCCGGATACAACTCCCAACGATTATCGATGACGAGCGCAACGAGCTGACAGCACTGACGCGAACAATGATGCGCGACATGTACGAGCGCCTTGCACTGCTCGACAGGCAGATCGCACGGTATGACGAGCTCATCCAGCAAGTGCACAAGGCATCGCCCACAAGCCAGCGACTGGAGAAGATCCGTGGTGTTGGACCGATGATCGCGACCGGCGTAATCGCCGCGGCCGGAAGCGCTTCCGAGTTCACAAACGGCCGGCAGTTTGCGGCCTGGCTTGGCTTGACGCCACGGCAGCACTCCTCGGGAGGCAAAGATCGTCTGTTCGGCATTACAAAGCGCGGTAACGGATACCTGCGAATGCTATTGGTACATGGCGCCCGATCGGTTGTTCAGCAAGCCGTGAGGCACACGGACAAACTCTCCCGATGGATACTCGAGGTTCAGGCGCGACGCGGAACAAATGTCGCCGTCGTAGCACTCGCGAACAAGATTGCCAGAACGATCTGGGTGGTGCTTGCACGCGGTCAGGAGTATGCACCGCCGGTATGA
- a CDS encoding alpha/beta hydrolase encodes MKRIGLVLIAIVGCLAPFAGVAMLQDRLLYFPEQAAVADVVSDGLRAWPAPETFRGLVAEPPGAARGTAVVFHGNAGHAGHRSYYAAALTRLGLRVILAEYPGYGPRDGDPGEQRLNADAEQTIALAHRQYGSPLLVIGESLGAAVAASAASRERDMITGLLLVTPWDRLENVAAYHYPWLPVKWLLRDQYLSATYLGSFDRPVLVVIAEHDRIVPARFGEALYHAVSDPKRLIVLKEAGHNDWINYVDDSWWRDAIGFLLDPSVWSGPDKDDR; translated from the coding sequence ATGAAACGCATTGGGTTGGTACTGATCGCCATCGTCGGATGTCTTGCCCCGTTTGCAGGGGTTGCCATGCTGCAAGATCGTTTGCTGTATTTTCCGGAGCAAGCCGCCGTCGCGGATGTCGTTTCCGACGGACTTCGGGCGTGGCCGGCACCTGAGACGTTTCGAGGGCTGGTGGCCGAGCCGCCCGGCGCAGCGCGCGGTACGGCCGTCGTTTTTCACGGCAATGCGGGACATGCCGGCCACCGTTCGTACTACGCCGCGGCACTGACACGGCTAGGACTGCGCGTGATTCTCGCCGAGTATCCGGGTTACGGGCCGCGCGACGGCGACCCCGGCGAACAACGCCTGAACGCCGATGCCGAACAAACCATCGCGCTTGCGCACCGCCAGTACGGTTCGCCGCTGCTGGTGATCGGTGAATCGCTCGGGGCGGCCGTGGCAGCTTCAGCCGCGTCTCGCGAGCGCGACATGATCACGGGTTTGCTGCTCGTCACGCCATGGGATCGCCTTGAGAACGTCGCTGCGTATCACTATCCATGGTTGCCTGTGAAGTGGCTGCTGCGTGACCAATACCTCAGCGCAACTTACCTGGGCTCGTTTGACCGTCCTGTGCTGGTCGTGATCGCGGAGCATGACAGGATCGTCCCGGCACGCTTTGGTGAAGCGCTCTACCACGCGGTGTCGGATCCAAAACGGCTGATCGTATTGAAAGAGGCCGGACACAATGACTGGATCAACTATGTCGACGACAGCTGGTGGCGCGACGCGATTGGCTTTCTGTTGGATCCTTCCGTTTGGTCTGGACCGGACAAGGACGATCGATAG
- a CDS encoding VWA domain-containing protein produces the protein MRFKEFGARYDDEQRERLETVRPAWSTRFGAALRHAGECIAQEDRSLKFIILVTDGEPFDIDVFDSRYLIEDARHAVRTLAARGIRARCIGVESGEHTAIRKIFGPANAVTVVRSSRLKDTLSKMLEELAA, from the coding sequence GTGCGTTTCAAGGAATTCGGCGCGCGATACGACGACGAACAGAGAGAACGGCTCGAAACCGTGCGCCCGGCCTGGTCGACCCGTTTCGGCGCTGCCCTACGTCACGCCGGCGAATGCATCGCGCAAGAAGACCGCTCGTTAAAGTTCATTATTCTGGTTACAGACGGTGAGCCGTTCGACATCGACGTGTTCGATTCGCGCTATCTGATCGAAGACGCCCGTCATGCCGTGCGTACGCTGGCCGCGCGTGGAATACGGGCTCGCTGTATCGGCGTCGAATCTGGCGAACACACAGCAATCAGAAAAATTTTCGGTCCCGCGAATGCAGTAACCGTCGTACGGAGTTCACGGCTTAAAGACACGCTATCGAAGATGCTCGAAGAGCTGGCAGCGTAG
- a CDS encoding universal stress protein, with translation MNLTSSGEITSTLPRRVLIAVDPSAASRQAILYARNILPDDAEVRLVSVAENPRSILPLGRYAGPLLDLAREELLHDAAETLYDAKQCIADRNFKIATEIIDLSKHGGDVVSALIDAALACSAELLIVGTRQHHGLQRWIEGAVSEPLSRQLQCPTLIVPEICSTPIDRLPERILFAVDGSPQSVSALRYGVRFATHETSLRSVYVIDDAIRPGDVLPDMLEAALTDEGRRALAAAHSVFPGVSGQPTSALIRTGRNDDDVAYAIVREANSWHAQLVVMGTHGRRGVARWILGSVAARVARITRTPLLLVHQNASG, from the coding sequence TTGAATCTCACCTCTTCAGGCGAGATAACATCGACGCTGCCGCGCAGGGTGTTGATCGCCGTCGATCCCTCCGCGGCATCGCGACAGGCCATCCTCTACGCGAGGAACATCCTTCCAGACGACGCGGAGGTTCGGCTCGTCAGCGTAGCCGAAAATCCGCGCTCGATTCTTCCGCTTGGCCGGTATGCCGGTCCGTTGCTGGATCTGGCTCGAGAGGAGCTGTTGCACGATGCCGCCGAAACACTTTATGACGCGAAGCAATGCATCGCCGACCGCAACTTCAAAATTGCTACGGAAATAATCGACCTGTCAAAACATGGCGGCGACGTCGTCAGTGCATTGATCGACGCGGCTCTTGCATGCAGCGCCGAGTTGCTCATTGTCGGCACCCGTCAACATCACGGGTTACAACGCTGGATCGAGGGTGCCGTGTCGGAGCCGCTGTCGAGGCAGCTGCAATGTCCCACGCTGATCGTTCCCGAGATTTGCAGCACACCGATCGACCGATTACCGGAACGCATTCTCTTCGCGGTTGACGGCAGCCCTCAGTCGGTGAGCGCCTTACGGTATGGCGTACGATTTGCGACCCACGAGACCAGTCTGCGGTCCGTCTACGTGATCGACGACGCCATACGGCCAGGCGACGTCCTCCCCGATATGCTCGAGGCCGCACTTACCGATGAGGGCAGGCGTGCACTCGCGGCTGCCCATAGCGTTTTCCCCGGTGTATCGGGTCAGCCGACCTCGGCCCTCATCAGGACAGGCCGAAACGACGATGACGTTGCGTACGCAATCGTACGCGAAGCGAACAGCTGGCACGCACAACTCGTCGTGATGGGTACGCATGGCAGACGCGGCGTGGCACGCTGGATACTCGGCAGCGTCGCGGCGCGGGTTGCGCGTATTACACGGACCCCGCTCCTGCTCGTTCACCAGAACGCGTCCGGGTGA
- a CDS encoding TPM domain-containing protein codes for MKIFRTVFALVCLVLAFVAVDAYADASIPPLTARVVDETGTLSPEQRSALEATLKDFESRKGAQISLLMVPTTQPETIEQYSMRVVEQWKLGRKRVDDGAMLIVAKNDRALRIEVGYGLEGALNDATSNRIIHDTIVPRFKQGDFYGGVKAGLDSMMSVVNGEPLPPPSRRTGETDGVTGLLPALLVIAVVAGGVLRAMFGRLPGAVLTGGVVGVIAWLFSGAVVLAIIAGAIALAFTLAGSGIGAFAGGRYLGGGSGGLGGRSSRDIFRGGGGGFGGGGASGRW; via the coding sequence TTGAAGATCTTCCGCACGGTCTTTGCGCTTGTCTGCCTGGTCCTGGCTTTTGTCGCCGTTGACGCGTACGCCGACGCGTCGATACCGCCGCTGACGGCGCGAGTCGTCGACGAAACGGGGACTCTTTCGCCCGAACAGCGATCAGCGCTTGAAGCGACGCTGAAAGATTTCGAGTCGCGCAAAGGCGCCCAGATTTCACTGTTGATGGTGCCCACGACGCAACCGGAAACCATCGAGCAATACTCAATGCGTGTGGTCGAGCAATGGAAGCTTGGCCGGAAGCGGGTGGATGACGGCGCCATGCTGATCGTGGCGAAAAATGACCGCGCGCTGCGAATCGAAGTCGGATATGGCCTTGAAGGCGCGCTTAACGATGCGACCAGCAACCGGATCATCCACGACACGATCGTGCCCAGGTTCAAGCAGGGCGACTTCTACGGGGGCGTCAAGGCAGGGCTCGATAGCATGATGAGCGTGGTGAACGGCGAGCCGCTCCCGCCGCCGTCTCGCCGTACGGGCGAAACCGACGGCGTCACGGGTCTGCTGCCGGCGTTGCTTGTGATAGCGGTTGTCGCGGGCGGTGTACTACGCGCGATGTTCGGGCGCCTGCCCGGCGCCGTGTTGACTGGTGGTGTGGTCGGCGTGATTGCATGGCTGTTCTCCGGCGCTGTCGTCCTTGCCATCATTGCAGGTGCGATAGCGTTGGCGTTCACGCTGGCAGGCAGTGGCATTGGGGCATTCGCGGGCGGCCGATACCTGGGCGGAGGTTCAGGCGGATTGGGCGGCCGTTCGAGTCGCGACATTTTCCGCGGCGGTGGAGGCGGGTTCGGCGGCGGCGGTGCGTCGGGCAGGTGGTAG
- a CDS encoding TIGR00645 family protein, with protein MLLLFDTCARSSPHFALTSAGCDPLPYQLDFPEECLMKPTDQTSGRAPNIGERTLERGIFASRWILAPIYAGLALSLLMLLVKFGQEFWHMASGLIESSSDDVILGVLALIDLSLMANLLLMIIFGGYQNFVSKLELDGHKDTPDWIGNVGFSDIKLKLMASIVAISAIEVLQGFLTIEKVGTRTVLWGMAVHITFVFSALLLATMDWVIAKSRRSRTW; from the coding sequence GTGTTACTGCTATTCGACACCTGTGCGCGTTCGTCACCGCACTTCGCCCTCACGTCGGCCGGGTGCGATCCGCTTCCTTATCAGCTGGATTTTCCAGAGGAATGCCTAATGAAACCGACAGATCAAACCAGTGGGCGCGCCCCCAATATAGGCGAGCGCACACTGGAAAGAGGTATTTTCGCAAGCCGCTGGATTCTGGCGCCCATCTATGCAGGTCTCGCGCTCAGTCTGCTGATGCTGCTCGTCAAGTTCGGACAGGAGTTCTGGCACATGGCATCGGGCCTGATCGAAAGCAGTTCCGACGATGTGATCCTTGGCGTCCTTGCGCTTATCGATCTTTCGCTGATGGCGAACCTGTTGTTGATGATTATCTTCGGTGGTTACCAGAACTTCGTTTCGAAGCTCGAACTGGACGGGCATAAGGACACCCCCGACTGGATCGGGAACGTCGGATTTAGCGACATCAAGCTGAAACTGATGGCATCCATCGTGGCGATTTCGGCGATCGAGGTGTTGCAGGGATTTCTCACGATCGAAAAGGTCGGCACGCGAACCGTCCTGTGGGGAATGGCCGTGCATATCACGTTCGTATTTTCGGCGTTGCTGCTCGCAACCATGGATTGGGTGATCGCAAAGTCCCGTCGCAGCCGGACATGGTGA
- a CDS encoding LemA family protein, with translation MRVMGRLILLLATLAVAGCGYNTIQSEDEQVKAGWSEVLNQYQRRADLVPNLVNTVKGYANQEKEVLTRVTEARAQVGSVRVSPETPSDPQAFAQFEAAQGQLTSSLSRLLVVSENYPQLKSDANFRDLQAQLEGTENRITVARTRYIQAVQQYNSTVRSFPNNLTAKIFGYSEKPNFSVANETEIARPPRVDFGAAPAASGGGSN, from the coding sequence ATGCGCGTGATGGGAAGATTGATCCTGCTGCTGGCGACGCTCGCCGTCGCCGGATGCGGCTACAACACCATCCAGAGCGAGGACGAGCAGGTCAAGGCGGGCTGGTCTGAAGTACTTAACCAATATCAGCGCCGTGCCGACCTTGTGCCTAACCTTGTGAATACGGTCAAGGGTTACGCCAACCAGGAAAAAGAGGTTCTGACACGCGTCACCGAGGCGAGGGCGCAGGTGGGGTCCGTTCGGGTGAGTCCCGAGACGCCGTCCGATCCGCAGGCATTTGCTCAATTCGAAGCGGCGCAAGGCCAGCTCACCTCGTCGCTGTCTCGACTACTGGTTGTATCGGAGAACTATCCGCAACTGAAGTCCGATGCGAATTTCAGGGATTTGCAGGCACAGCTGGAAGGAACCGAGAACCGGATAACGGTCGCGCGTACCCGTTATATCCAGGCTGTTCAGCAGTACAACTCCACGGTCCGGTCGTTTCCGAATAATTTGACGGCAAAGATTTTCGGCTATTCGGAGAAGCCGAATTTTTCCGTTGCTAACGAAACGGAAATCGCGCGACCGCCGCGTGTCGATTTTGGCGCTGCGCCAGCGGCCTCCGGTGGGGGCAGCAATTGA